From Magnolia sinica isolate HGM2019 chromosome 13, MsV1, whole genome shotgun sequence, one genomic window encodes:
- the LOC131223302 gene encoding ABC transporter G family member 39-like, whose translation MDNADLYRVGSLRRNGSSWRSTTAQDVFSRSSRDEDDEEALKWAALEKLPTYDRIRKGILSGVAGELREVDIEDLGFQERKNLLERLIRVTEEDNEKFLLKLKNRIDRVGIEVPTVEVRFEHLNIEAEAYVGGRALPSVVNFTFNIIEGFLNTLHILPSRKKLVSILHDISGIIKPCRMTLLLGPPGSGKTTLLLALAGKLDSELKASGRVTYNGHGMEEFVPRRTSAYISQNDLHIGEMTVRETLAFSARCQGVGTNYEMLMELSRREKEANIKPDPDIDVYMKAASLEGQKESVVTDYILKILGLEVCADTMVGDQMLRGISGGQKKRVTTGEMLVGPAKTLFMDEISTGLDSSTTFQIVNSLRQSIHIVGGSALIALLQPAPETYDLFDDIILLSDGQIVYQGPREHVLEFFESMGFKCPERKGVADFLQEVTSIKDQQQYWANKDEPYTYVSVKEFADAFQSFHVGRKLGDELSIPFDKRKSHPAALTTSTYGISKMGLVKACVAREWLLMKRNSFVYIFKIMQLIIISFIAMTVFLRTKMHRNSLNDGSIFMGALFFALVTLMFNGFSELAMTIAKLPVFYKQRDLLFYPAWAYSLPTWILKIPISFVEVAVWVAMTYYVIGYDPNVERMFRQYLLLLLISQMASGLFRLMAGLGRNMIVANTFGSFALLAIMTLGGFIVSREDVKKWWIWGYWISPLMYAQNAIASNEFLGRSWRHTISNSTETLGIQILKSRAIFTEPNWYWIGVGALIGHVILLNVFFTAALTYLNPFKTGQTVLSEEALMEKHANRTGEVEGLELSSRGKGSTSRSKSKGDAAGSARMEAMDEANKNKKKGMVLPFAPLSLTFDNVRYSVDMPQEMKGEGVEEDRLVLLKGVSGAFRPGVLTALMGVSGAGKTTLMDVLAGRKTGGYIEGDITISGYPKKQETFARIAGYCEQNDIHSPHVTVYESLLYSAWLRLPNEVDSAKRKMFIEEVMELVELTSLRESLVGLPGVSGLSTEQRKRLTIAVELVANPSIIFMDEPTSGLDARAAAIVMRTVRNTVDTGRTVVCTIHQPSIDIFEAFDELFLMKRGGEEIYVGPLGHHSSQLIKYFESINGVRKVRDGYNPATWMLEVSSMAQEDLLGVNFTEIYKSSDLFQRNKALIKDLSSPPPGSKDLYFPTQYSQPLITQCMACLWKQRMSYWRNPPYTAVRLLFTTFIALMFGTIFWNLGSKTSRRQDLFNAMGSMYAAVLFIGIQNASSVQPVVAVERTVFYRERAAGMYSALPYAFAQVAIEVPYIFVQTVVYGVIVYAMIGFDWTVAKFLWYLFFMFFTLLYFTFYGMMAVGMTPNHDIAAIVSSAFYAIWNLFAGFLIPRPRIPVWWRWYYWACPIAWTLYGLVASQFGDIDTVMSDTGESVSDFVRTYFGFKHDFLGAVAGGVIGFTVLFAFIFALSIKVLNFQRR comes from the exons ATGGATAATGCTGATCTTTATAGAGTCGGAAGTTTGCGTCGGAACGGCTCTTCATGGAGGAGCACCACTGCCCAAGACGTCTTCTCGCGATCTTCTCGCGATGAAGACGATGAAGAAGCACTGAAATGGGCTGCTCTTGAGAAGCTGCCGACCTACGATCGGATTAGGAAGGGGATACTGAGTGGAGTTGCTGGAGAGCTAAGGGAAGTTGATATTGAGGATCTTGGGTTCCAAGAGAGGAAGAATTTGTTGGAGAGACTGATTAGAGTTACAGAGGAGGATAATGAGAAGTTCCTGTTGAAGCTCAAAAACCGAATCGACCG AGTCGGAATCGAGGTTCCCACAGTCGAAGTCCGATTCGAGCATTTGAATATCGAAGCAGAAGCCTATGTTGGTGGTAGAGCTTTACCTTCGGTGGTCAACTTCACCTTTAATATTATTGAG GGGTTCTTGAATACTCTTCATATTCTTCCCAGTAGGAAGAAACTGGTATCGATCCTTCATGATATTAGTGGAATCATCAAGCCTTGCAG AATGACTTTGCTTTTAGGACCTCCAGGATCTGGGAAAACAACTCTGTTATTAGCTTTAGCAGGAAAGCTCGACTCAGAACTAAAG GCATCTGGAAGAGTAACTTACAATGGCCATGGTATGGAGGAGTTCGTCCCTCGGAGAACTTCTGCTTATATCAGTCAGAATGATCTTCACATTGGAGAAATGACAGTGAGAGAAACCTTGGCTTTCTCTGCACGATGCCAAGGAGTCGGAACCAATTATG AAATGCTGATGGAGCTGTCAAGAAGGGAGAAAGAAGCAAACATCAAGCCAGATCCTGATATTGATGTCTACATGAAG GCTGCGTCATTGGAAGGGCAGAAGGAAAGTGTGGTCACAGACTATATTCTGAAG ATCTTAGGACTTGAAGTCTGCGCTGATACCATGGTGGGGGATCAAATGCTGAGGGGCATCTCGGGAGGACAAAAGAAGCGTGTTACTACAG GTGAGATGCTTGTGGGACCCGCGAAAACACTGTTCATGGATGAGATATCCACTGGTCTGGACAGCTCCACGACGTTCCAGATTGTCAATTCCCTCAGACAGTCCATTCACATTGTTGGCGGGAGTGCGCTGATTGCGCTGCTTCAGCCAGCACCAGAAACATACGACCTCTTCGATGACATAATTCTTCTCTCGGATGGGCAGATTGTATATCAGGGTCCTCGAGAACACGTGCTCGAGTTCTTCGAATCCATGGGGTTCAAATGCCCTGAGCGGAAAGGTGTTGCTGATTTCTTGCAGGAA GTAACTTCGATAAAAGATCAACAGCAATACTGGGCAAATAAAGATGAGCCTTACACATATGTTTCTGTCAAGGAATTTGCGGATGCATTCCAATCATTCCACGTCGGTCGTAAATTAGGAGATGAACTTAGCATCCCATTTGACAAGAGAAAGAGCCATCCCGCTGCTTTAACAACTTCAACATATGGCATTAGCAAGATGGGATTGGTTAAAGCATGTGTTGCAAGAGAATGGCTCCTGATGAAGCGAAACTCGTTCGTCTACATCTTCAAAATTATGCAA CTTATAATTATCTCATTCATCGCAATGACGGTTTTCCTGCGTACCAAGATGCACCGTAATTCGTTGAATGATGGAAGTATTTTTATGGGTGCTCTATTTTTTGCACTTGTGACGCTAATGTTTAACGGGTTCTCAGAGCTCGCCATGACCATCGCAAAGCTTCCTGTTTTCTACAAGCAAAGAGACCTCCTCTTTTATCCTGCATGGGCATACTCGCTGCCTACATGGATCCTCAAGATTCCCATATCATTTGTGGAAGTTGCTGTCTGGGTTGCCATGACTTATTATGTCATTGGCTATGATCCAAACGTTGAAAG GATGTTTAGGCAGTATTTGCTCCTCCTATTGATTAGCCAGATGGCATCTGGACTATTCCGACTGATGGCTGGACTAGGGCGGAACATGATTGTTGCAAATACATTTGGGTCCTTTGCACTTCTTGCAATTATGACTCTTGGAGGATTCATTGTGTCACGAG AGGATGTAAAGAAATGGTGGATCTGGGGCTACTGGATTTCACCCTTGATGTATGCACAGAATGCAATTGCATCGAATGAATTTCTTGGGAGAAGTTGGAGACAT ACCATTTCTAATTCTACAGAGACGTTGGGCATCCAAATCCTGAAGTCTCGTGCCATCTTTACCGAGCCAAACTGGTATTGGATCGGCGTGGGTGCATTAATTGGTCATGTAATCCTCTTAAACGTCTTCTTTACTGCAGCTCTTACTTATCTCAACC CATTTAAGACAGGTCAAACAGTTCTATCAGAAGAGGCTTTGATGGAGAAGCATGCCAACAGAACTGGAGAAGTTGAAGGTCTTGAGCTTTCATCTCGAGGAAAAGGCTCCACCTCACGTTCAAAATCTAAGGGTGATGCAGCTGGCTCTGCTCGGATGGAAGCCATGGATGAAGCTAATAAGAACAAGAAGAAGGGCATGGTTCTTCCATTTGCACCTCTTTCCCTCACCTTTGACAATGTCAGATACTCTGTAGACATGCCTCAG GAAATGAAAGGTGAAGGTGTTGAGGAAGATCGATTAGTACTTCTTAAGGGTGTAAGTGGAGCTTTCAGGCCCGGAGTTCTTACAGCGCTGATGGGTGTCAGCGGTGCTGGTAAGACCACCCTGATGGACGTCTTAGCTGGGAGGAAAACCGGTGGATATATAGAAGGAGACATCACCATATCTGGTTATCCCAAGAAGCAAGAGACATTTGCTCGCATAGCAGGATACTGTGAACAGAACGATATCCACTCTCCTCATGTCACTGTCTATGAGTCTCTCCTTTATTCTGCATGGCTTCGGTTACCCAATGAAGTTGACTCTGCCAAAAGAAAG ATGTTCATTGAGGAAGTAATGGAACTTGTAGAGCTGACATCACTGAGGGAATCACTTGTCGGGTTACCTGGTGTGAGTGGGCTGTCAACCGAGCAGAGAAAGAGGCTGACCATTGCAGTTGAGCTCGTCGCCAACCCCTCTATAATATTCATGGATGAGCCTACTTCCGGATTGGATGCCCGAGCTGCGGCAATTGTAATGAGGACAGTGAGGAACACTGTGGACACTGGAAGAACTGTGGTGTGCACAATTCACCAGCCCAGCATTGACATATTCGAAGCGTTTGATGAG CTGTTCCTTATGAAACGAGGCGGAGAAGAAATATATGTTGGTCCATTGGGCCACCATTCTTCCCAGCTAATCAAGTACTTTGAG TCGATCAATGGTGTAAGGAAGGTAAGAGATGGTTATAATCCTGCGACATGGATGTTGGAGGTGTCTTCCATGGCACAAGAAGATCTTCTGGGTGTCAACTTCACTGAGATATACAAAAGCTCAGATCTTTTCCA GAGAAACAAGGCCTTGATTAAAGACCTGAGTTCGCCTCCTCCGGGATCAAAAGATCTCTACTTCCCAACTCAGTATTCACAGCCCCTCATCACACAGTGCATGGCTTGCCTATGGAAGCAGCGGATGTCATACTGGCGCAATCCCCCATACACTGCCGTGCGGCTTCTCTTTACAACCTTCATTGCTTTGATGTTTGGGACGATATTTTGGAATCTTGGCTCCAAAAC GAGTAGGCGACAGGATCTATTCAATGCCATGGGTTCCATGTATGCGGCGGTTCTGTTCATTGGAATACAGAATGCATCATCCGTGCAGCCAGTCGTGGCTGTGGAACGGACAGTTTTCTACAGAGAGAGGGCTGCAGGAATGTATTCGGCTTTACCATATGCATTTGCACAG GTTGCAATTGAAGTCCCATACATCTTTGTTCAAACTGTTGTATACGGAGTCATCGTCTATGCCATGATTGGGTTCGATTGGACAGTTGCCAAGTTCTTGTGGTATCTGTTTTTCATGTTCTTCACATTGCTCTACTTCACATTCTATGGGATGATGGCAGTTGGCATGACCCCAAATCACGACATTGCCGCAATAGTTTCATCTGCATTCTATGCAATATGGAATCTCTTTGCGGGCTTCCTAATCCCACGACCT AGAATTCCGGTGTGGTGGAGATGGTATTATTGGGCATGTCCCATTGCTTGGACCTTGTACGGGTTGGTTGCTTCGCAGTTTGGCGACATAGATACTGTCATGTCGGACACTGGTGAGTCTGTGTCGGATTTTGTGAGGACCTATTTCGGATTCAAGCACGATTTCTTGGGAGCAGTTGCTGGTGGGGTAATCGGGTTCACTGTGCTCTTCGCGTTCATCTTTGCCTTGTCGATTAAGGTGTTGAACTTCCAAAGAAGATGA